The Arvicanthis niloticus isolate mArvNil1 chromosome 8, mArvNil1.pat.X, whole genome shotgun sequence genome segment AAGTGGCACAGTGATTATTTAATATCACTAATcattgcattttcctgatgaaatTGGGTGAAGTGGAAATTGCCCAATCTCAGTTTGTAGCCAAGTAGAAGGTTAGGGATCTGAAAATGCAAAAGGATGCCAGCAAAACAGAATCAGAGTTGAAgagatagctggaaaagatggtcAGGCTTCAAATGGGACATAGTGGAGGAAGAAAACCGGGATCAGATTTGAAGGGAGATCAGATAACAATAATGATTTGTATAGGAGTCCTAACAGGAATAACAGGACACAGGGACATAGACAGCCATTGTTTGCAAAAACCCAGGATCAGGACAAGGTAGTATTCAACAGAtgttgaattaataaataaatattcaatgacTTAGTGACATTATAATAATGTgcactttttatttcttaaagatcCTTCACTGTTTcttctatatttataaatatattggtTAAGTTTAAATGTTGTGTTGGGTAGTGTAGGTTATAGTGTTGACAGGTAACATATATTACTTTCCTGATCTAAGGAAGCAGAAAATGCCACAGtcaaaagacaaacagaataTGAAATCCCTATGTGTCCTGTTTTGACTTAAAATGACCCTCATAGTTCCATAGAGAATGGAATtattaggagatgtagccttaggtgtggcttttttgagaaggtgtgtcactaggggttggactttgaggtctcagatgctcaagccatgcccagtgtggcactcttcctgtggatcaagatgtagaactctgatcTTTCTCTAGCTCCATATCTGCTTGCATGTAATCATGATAGCAGTATATTTAAATGGACTCTGAAATAGTAAGcaagtctcaattaaatgttttccattataaCAATGGTCATGGTCATGTTGTTTCTAACTAAGATACCATGTAATAGAAAATTATAAAACCTTAGTAAAGGATGATATTTTAACAGTATTTCCTGGGTACTAATTTCTTTCCAAGTGGTCCACTTTCAATACTGGTACAGAGGAAAGTACTTCCAATATGGTGATTGTAAGGAAAACTCAACATGGTGATGGTAATGCAAATTCCTAAACAGAGAAATTGAAGTGAGGGGTAGTATAGTTGAGGACATGGATTAGAGGATTATTGTTTAAGAAGTCCAGAGTTTCTCTAAAGAAAAGTAGATCTTCCCAGCGATCTACTTGGTGATTCTTGCACAACAGTGTTGTTCCTAAGGTCactgaaatatacatatatgcagtaaAAGTGGGAACTTTCAGGTGATATATGTGCTACCTGGTGAAAAGATTGACATTTTATAGTTCTTGCCAATACGTTCTTCATTTAAATGGAAGTACAAAAAGCCAGACAGTCCTAGGGGACTCTGGGAGCAAGGAAATTCACTTTGCCTCTTAGGTTTTAGTCTTGACTGTTGTCTTGTTTGAGAATAAATTTCCCCTAAAGATTCCTATGAAAATCATGTCTGTTACACCTTGAGGGGAGGACAAAGTCATTTCCAGGTTTGTATTCTCATAGGATCTCATCCTAGTCGTAGATTAACCAGGGAATATGGTACTGGTTTATgaagaaaaccatttttttcttgAGCCACTCTTTGAGCAAAAAGTCACGTATGAAATGAATGACTGTAGAAAGGCTAACTATCTAGCCCACAGCTACCCCCTTAGGACAAGTAGGATAAGATCTACTTAGAGTCTGTATATCTGCAGCCTGAAGGCTAATCACATTACTGCACagcaaagcagaagaaaaaaacgTGGGGTTTAAATCCTGAATAAAGTGTTGTTGGCCCAGATCCTGGGAATTCAGTAGTCTTTTAAGGCTGTGCAGTGGACTGAGGCAGCAGCAGTCTCTACAGGTAACATTCTGCAACCACTAGAGCAGAAAAGTAAGTGTCCATGAGAAAGAGCCTGGAGATACTTTATGGATACTCAATCATCAGCCTAGGAATGAGAATATTTTCTTAACCTCAGTATCCCTGCTATGTGAATATAGAGAAGGGTGGAGAAGGTAGGGAGAAAACCCGACATCTCCTGGGTTCAGGTTTGTACAGGATTCCATTATGTTAAAGTCTGGTTTTGTCTGCGAAGACTGACATCTGGTACCATATAGAGTAGGGACATGTCCATCTAATCCTGGGCCTACAGAGATAATTTTCTTACATGTCACCACTGGATGAAAGCTGCTTTTCATGATTGGCATGAGTAGATGTAATAGTAGGTGGTATGACTCTAGTCAAGAACTATAGAGGGCATGGCTTAAGAGACCCAGCATATCTTGATTTGAAATCCCAGTAGTGGCTTTCTCTAGTATCTCTTGTTCACTGTTGTCTCTGTCTCACAGTGGCTTTTCTGTGTAACTCTCTCCTCACTGAGGTAATGTGTGTTGTTCCAAAGACCTAAGGGTGGGACAGATGGATCAGAAGTTGTAGAACTTCCCTGATTTTGCCAGGAAGTGTCAAGAGTTAATGCTTAAATAAGCCCATCTATTGATGTGTGTAAGGCAGGAATATGGTGCTTTGTGGCCCAATTCCTGAAGAAACCTTGTGCTATATAAGAGAAGCTTTGGTTTATTACAAATCTTAGGTTAGCTATGTCACAAGTCCATAGCTTTATAAGTTTTGATCTTTGTTATCTTGATACATTTCTAGTAGATATACTGCTCACATTTCTACAATTGTCATGTGCTGCATCTCTCTCCTTTATCTATCATGTCTATACACCTATcattcatctatctgtctatcatgactatctatcatctatctatcatctatctatctatctatctatctatctatctatctatctctatcatctatttatttatatatatttatttctcatatattacatctagATTAGAGCTTATCCTTTCTCCAATTCTTCCTGGTGCTGtctttttttatgaaaaattaaatgtcaTTCATTGAgcctttaaatatatatgatatatataaaatggatatatatatccattttcaaaaatattttgataaatatttggAATAATAGTTCAAATAATTGTATCtaccatggattttttttccaggaaggAGTAAGAAGGCATTTTAGAAGTGTTGGTGTAGCCACGCCttcatttctcctccctctctacATTTTGGAGTCATGACTCCTGCTGTCTTCCTGGCCATCCTGTGCTTGGGAAGGGCCTCATCTTCACCAGCACCTGATCCCAATTTGGATGCTGAATGGCAGAGgtggaaaataaaatatggaaaaacaTACAGTCTGGTTGGTAATTTTGGACCTGTCCAGAGGGAACCTAGAGAGCTTGCTGATGGGGGTTATGGGTATAATAGAGGCCATAGAAACTAcctttttctgaaaaattacataatttttcttCACCTACTGCAGTAAGTACTTTGTCAGCTTCTGTGTGGTTAAAAACAagtcattcattatttttatttccaggaGGAAGAACCACAGAGAAGAGCAGTAtgggaagaaaatatgaaaaagattGAACTGCACAATGGGGAGAATGGACTGGAGAAGCATGGTTTCACCATGGAAATGAATGCTTTTGGTGACATGGTGACTGTGACATATATAGCATTACAATGTGTTTTTCTCTTCAATTCATTGGTGTCTTTTGCTTTtcaatgatacacacacacacacacacacacacacacacacacacacacacacatatatatatatatatatttttaccttAAAGACAGGTGAAGAATTCAGGAAATTGATGATTGAAATCCCCGTCCCAACTGTCAAGAAAGGAAAAAGTATCCAGAAACGTCTGTCTGTAGATATACCTAAATTTATAAACTGGAAAAAGAAAGGCTATGTTGTTACCCCTGTGCGGAGACAGGTATTACTGTGTTACATGCCCATCTTCATCAGCCACTGGGGAAGTTGGGAAGGGGCATGTCTGTGTGGACTGAGTgagttcatttttataaaattttattcttcttgtGCTTTTATACAAGGCATATCAATCATTTCCACCCACCATTACCTTAGAATTGCCTCTCCACCAAGTGTCCTCTCATATCTTTAGACTTCATGTCATCTTTCATTACTATTTATAACCTGcccttatgtgtgtgtatgacaatGAGCACTGTGCATGAACAAACCACCAGCAGTCAAGTCTCCAAAGAAGACTACCCTTCCCTTAACAGGCTTGCATCAGCTGCCAGTGGGTCATTTTCTGACACAGTATTAAGTTTTCTCATGTGGAGTTGATATTTGTTTGTGAATGATtgtctcttgttctctgcttAGGGCAAATGTAATTCTTGTTGGGCTTTCTCTGTGACTGGTGCCATAGAAGGGCAGATGTTCCGGAAAACAGGCCGACTGATCCCTCTGAGTGCACAGAACCTAGTGGACTGCTCTAGACCTCAAGGCAACAGGGGCTGTTACATAGGCAATACATACCTTGCATTGCAGTATGTGAAGGAAAATGGTCTAGCGTCTGAGGCATCCTATCCATATGAAGAAAAGGTAAAGGGATTCTTTATGCTATTGTCATGTGAGGGCTGTTATTGCAGTACTGTCTTCGCAGGTTTGACTATTGATATGGTTTCCTTGTAGGTGATCCTACTTCTACAAACATGGAGAACATGTAAAACCTTTAAATGAAATATACACTTCTTCACTATGAAAAATTCTTATTAACAGTGACACTGAAATGGATGTCAATGACAACATAATTTTCTGTTCCTAATATCCCagtatcattttgttttctggcaTAATGTATAAAAGTCCTGATGTGGGAAGGCTCAACTGCGAAGACTGTGTTGTTCTGACTCTTGATCCACAGAGCCCAGAGAGAAGTAACCTGGTCTTTTAACTCTTTACATTTTCAAGGAAGGACCATGCAGGTATAATCCAGATAACTCTACTGCTAGTATCACGGGCGTTGGGTTTGTCCAAGCAAATGAGGATGCCCTAATGCATGCGGTGGCAACTATAGGGCCCATTTCTGTTGCAGTCGATGCAAGGCATGTATCTTTCCTGTTCTATAAAAGAGGTAAG includes the following:
- the LOC117713962 gene encoding cathepsin M-like; amino-acid sequence: MTPAVFLAILCLGRASSSPAPDPNLDAEWQRWKIKYGKTYSLEEEPQRRAVWEENMKKIELHNGENGLEKHGFTMEMNAFGDMTGEEFRKLMIEIPVPTVKKGKSIQKRLSVDIPKFINWKKKGYVVTPVRRQGKCNSCWAFSVTGAIEGQMFRKTGRLIPLSAQNLVDCSRPQGNRGCYIGNTYLALQYVKENGLASEASYPYEEKEGPCRYNPDNSTASITGVGFVQANEDALMHAVATIGPISVAVDARHVSFLFYKRGIYYEPNCNSSVVTHSMLLVGYGFIGEESDGKKYWLVKNSMGTRWGDRGYMKIAKDQRNHCGIATYALYPRV